The genomic DNA TCTAATTGCCGGTCTGGGAGGCAGCAGGCGCTATAATAAAGATCCAAGCCAGTACACAGAATTCCAGATGTACATGAAAATATACAAAATGATTCCACGTCTTATGTGGAACAAGATGCGCCATGGCCGCTACCTTGATATTCTATTAACCCATGCCTCACCCCGCGGGATTCACGACAAGGATGATCCCTGCCATAAGGGATTCAAAAGTTTTTTATGGTTTATGGAAAAATTCAGCCCACCCTATCTCCTTCATGGACATATTCATTTATACTCATTAAATGAGAAGCGTGTGACTCAGTATAAAAACACGACAGTAATTAATACCTATGACCATTATGTATTGGATTTTGAGGTGAATGATGAATAATGACATGACAAACTCTCAGGCTTCTGCAGATTTCAACAAGGCTAAAAGCAAAGCTCTTTTTAACACGGTTATGAATATTCTCCGCCCTGAGAAGCGGGAACTCCTCTCCTTTTATGATGTTAAGTCACTGATTAAAACAAAATCAGAAAGCTATGGCGGCATGCAGACTGTTAAAGTGGATGATATTGCCGGAAGTGAAGGACGCTACAGTGATTTCAACAAGGCATTTCTTCCTAAAAAAGAACATCTCAGGAAACGCTGGGAAAGCATAGATAAAGCCTATATGGGTGATGTGATCCTACCTCCCATCCAGCTGTATAAAATGGGCGATATGTTTTTTGTAAGAGATGGGAATCATCGTGTATCTGTTGCCAAGGCTCAGGGTGTTTATTCCATTGATGCTGAAGTTTTTGAACTTTCTACAGAAATAGAGATTAAAAGCGGTATGGATATGATGGATCTTAAACGTTCTGTCATTGCCTTTGAACGGAATCAGATCATCAATCAGACCGACCTGGACGGGATAATCGAAGAGGGAGAAATATTCTTCACCGCACCGGGACGTTATGAGGAGATGCTTCAGCATATTCTGGGTCACAAGTATTTTATTAATATGGATCAGGAAGAGGAGATAGCTCTGCCTGTTGCCGCACGATCCTGGTATGACAATCTTTATGTTCCGGTTGTTGAGACAATCCGGAAGGCCAACCTTTTATCAAGATTCCCCGGAAGAACCGAAGCGGATCTTTATATATGGATTGTAAAACAGTGGCATTACCTGAAAGAGAAATACGGTCAGGAATATCCCCTGGAAGCAGCAGCCGCAAAGTATACTGAAGAACATGGATCACATTTCCTAAAGAACCCCATCAAGTGGTTCAAGGAAAAATTCACGACTCAGGGCTGAGAAGCCTTTCCATCGCTTGAATCAGCAGCCCGGTCTTCCTCCGGAGCCAGCAGAAAGGGACCGGACTTGAGGCCGTAACCGCCTATTTCATCCTGAAAATAAATCATCACCCACCGGGCAATCTGTTTCTCCTCGGAGCTGATGATTTCATCAATACGAAACCGGCCGGGAGCACTGTATTTCTCGGTGATTAAAACACCCTTATCATTATAGAACCACAATACAACCGGTTCTCTTCCTCCTGTGGAGATCAACAGACTGTCATCAATGACTTTCAAACTGGGAAAGGTGAGTGAAGCCGCTTCCAATGCGGGGTCACTCACCTTGAAAACAGTCTCATTCCTCTGACCGCTGCGGTCAACAATCAGGAGCCTGTAATCACCTCCGGGAATGCTTCCACCCCGGGTTAGACCGTTGGAACCAAGCCAGCTTTCACCTTCCACCGAATAGGAGACCCAGTTATCAGGATTCAGATTCCAGGACCATCCAAGGTCATCCCTATGGATGGAAATCTCACTTATATCCTCAATACCATCGCTATCTTCAAGCTGTGCGAAAAAATTAAGCTCAGCATAGACACCGCCTCTGCTGAAATCCTTTGTATACACAACCATCCAGTCGGTATTGATAATGGTCGGGGGACTTCCTGAACAGGAAAAAAGGAGAATCAGAAGTCCTGTAAATGCAGAAAAAGGGAACAGCTTCTTCAAGCTTCACTCTCCTCAACTACCCTTCGAGTATGTCCTTCACTTGTTTTAATCAGGCCGTCATTTTCCATTGTATCCAGAAAGGCGATAAGACGGCTTCGACTCAGATTTTCAAACCCCTTGATATCGGTCATTTCGAAGTCCTTATCACGGGGAAGAATCTCCATGAGTCTGCCGGTCTGAGACTTGTATGATTCTTCATCAATTACAAAACCTTCAAAGACTCTGAGAAGTCCACGTCGTTCCATAGCATGCAGTCTGCTTCCAAGATGGAATGTCTCTTTTATAGGCAGCCCCTCACTCCCGGCGGCCACAAGACCTTCCAGCCACATCCGGCTCATGGGAGAGAGAAAGTCTCTGTGATCTTCACATTTGTTCAGAAGAAAGCCTTTTTTTCTGATAATAAGTCCCTCTTCTATTCTTTTGCCGCTGATTTCCCTGCAAAGGGACAGCGGCAGGTTCAGAAGCTCTGAAAGCTGTTCTTCAGTAAGCCCTTCTTCTGATCGGGTTCGTTTATCCAGAACACTCAGAACTTTGTCATAGGTCCGGGACATAAGCACCCAGCCGCCTACTTTCACAGATCCCTCAAATTCAGATTTCTGCAGTGAGGGAGGAAGGGGCATGGCACCGCGAACTCTGAGATTCATGGAAAAGACCGCTTCTTCCCCGGGAAAGTTCTTATTCTTTGCAAGACGCGCCTTCATCTTCTTCAGCTCATCAGGACTCCATGGTTCGGCCATCAAGAGGAGAAACTCCCCCTTCTGCGAGCCTTTGCTTACCTCATAGATCTGCCCGGGTATCTGAATAAAGGAGAGACGGGAACTTAAAAGAACAACATTGTCACCTTCAGAAATGCTCACACTGTCAGGACTCTGCAGGTCAGGTGTATCCCGAAGCTGCAGAGAGAGGGAAGATGCATCCCGGATTTTTTGTTTCCAGAGCACAAGAGCTTTCCGCCCTTCACCGGCAGCCAGACCTTCGGGAATAAGAATATCCCCTTCCCTCACTCTGTTTCGGGAGATTCCCTTAAGCTCGAGAATAACATCCTTCTCCTCTGTACTGCTGCGGACATTCTTAAGACGGAAAGAATGGCCTCCTGGAAAAAGAAGAAAACGGCCCTCTGTAGGGGGGGCTCCAAAGATCTGAGCCGTAAGACTCAGCCCTTTTCCCTCTGCTCTGGGGGCGGATTGAACTGTATAATGGCTGATTTGTGACAAATGCACTCTCCATACTGATTTTTTTAAAGTTTTTGAAAGCTTTAGATGCAGGGTCCTGCCCTCCCGGGCTATACTGTGACTTCCCGCGCACTAAAGCCGGTTACCCCCTATCTTAACATATTAGACAGGGAGAAGTGAATAAGAGAGTATGAGAGGATTATGACACTCCGGGAACAGGCAGACAGACTGAATATCAGCGTGCACACCCTGAAAAACTGGCAGAACCGCAGTGAATCTGAAGAGCAGGGCGTAGAAAGCCTGGTCAGCAGAGCCAATAAGCTCAGTTCTTCCAAACAGATACTCCCCAAAGAACTTCTACAGAATCCGGGCAATGCCCCTCTGTTGAATGAGATGACCGATCTTCTTGATTCATTGGAACTGAGTCTGGAAGGAAGGCTTCTCTATTTCATTATCCATTTTCTAAAGTTCAAAGGAGTTCTGGAATATTCAGAACCTGACCGGCCCTCGGGCAGTTTAAATACACTGGAAAATATTCTGAAAACATCAGATGCTCCGGCTCTGCTTGCTGAAGAGCTGCAGATGCGCCTGAATGATCTTCCAAAAGATGAAGCTGCTGCCCCACTTCCCCCCTTCTCTGATCTTTCCGGACTCATCAAAAAGAGTCTGAACAGAGAGTACGATCTTCCCGGTCTTATCTATCAGAGCCTGAGAAAAGAAGGTGGACGATCCCGACAGGGAGCCTGGTTTACACCCCGTCGGGTTATCGATTCAATGCTCCGCCCCTATATCAATAAAAAAGACTCCATTTTTGATCCCTGCTGCGGTTCAGGACTTTTTCTTTGCCGTTTTGCAGAACTGAAAGGAAGTTCAGAGGGAATATCGGGTATGGATCTGGACCCCATGGCCGTATTTATCACAAGAATCAATCTTTTCCTCCGATTTCCCTCTATGACCGACCTGACTGTTATCACTGTAACCGACAGCCTGCTGACACCCTCATGGAATCTGTCTGAGAACTGTCTGGTAGCAACCAACCCTCCCTGGGGGGCCCATCTGCAGCCCGAAGCAAAAAGAGTGATGAAAAAGCGTTATCCCGAATTAAGCTCCGGTGAAACGGCATCCCTGTTCTTAAGACGATGTGTAGAAGAGCTTCCTCCTGGCGGAGCAGCCTCTTTTCTCCTTCCTGAATCCCTGTGTTATGTACAGACTCATAAAGATATCCGGACCTACCTTCTAGACCATGCAGCTCCTGTCAGAATAAGTCCCAGAGGACGGCTGTTTCATTCCGTATATAGTGAAGTCTTCAGCTGTGATATTTTGAAGGGTGGACAGCAGAGAAAAATCAGAATAAACAGTAACGAAACTCACAGCCTCGGGCGCTATAAAAAAAATCCTGATCATATCTTCAATATCCACTGCTCGGATCAGGAAGCTGCACTGATCACAAAGATTGAACATGGCAAAAGCCGGTCACTTCCGAAAGACTGCCGCTGGCTTCTCGGGGTAGTCACAGGAGATAACAGACGTTTCGTGGCAGACAGCCCGGCAGAAGGATGTCCTCCTCTTCTGACAGGAAAGGAAATTAAGCCTTTTGCTGCTGATTCTCCATGCTGCTGGCTCAGAGTCGATAAGGGTCCCCTGCAGCAGAGCAGAAAGCTGGAAGAGTATGCCGAGGCAAAACTGATATACCGCTTTATAGGATATACACCTCTGTTCTCCATAGACCGGAAAGGTCTTATTACTCTGAATTCAGCCAACAGTATTGTACTTCCTGAAACAGCAGATTTGGATGGTGAATCTGAATCCTCCTTATCTATTGAAATAGAGGAGCTTGCCTTTTGGTATAATTCATCTCTTTTTAAATTCCTTTGGCTGAAACAGTACCGCTCTGTCAAAATGCTCAGAAGGCATCTGGAATATCTCCCCATCCCCCTCTGGAAATTAGATGAAAAAAGCAGGATAAAAACACTTGTACAAAATGCAGAAAAAGGTCAGGATACCTCCTCCTTAATGGACGAGATGATTTTTAACCATTTTGAACTGAATGAAGAGGAGAGACGCTTTGTCCTCAGCTAAAATTGATATCAAGATGCTGGTTTTTGCGGGAAATCCCGGAAATCAGTATAAGGAAACCCGTCACAACGCAGGCTGGCTCTGTCTGGAGACTCTGGAACAGAGACATTCCCTGAGCTGGAGTGAAAAGTTTAACAGCCGTCTGGGTAACTTCCGTCTGGAAAGCAGCCAGTACCGTGTGCTGCAGCCCCTCTGCTTTATGAATAAAACAGGTGAACCCGTACGTAAAGCCGCCGACTTCTTTCAACTGGACCCTGAAGAGGTTTTGGTTATCCATGATGACCTGGAGCTTCCCTTCGGTACCGTTCAGATCCGTAAGGGGGGGGGACTCGGAGGCCATAACGGATTAAGATCCATGAAACAGCATCTTGGCTCCGATGCCTTCTACAGGCTGCGATTCGGTATTTCCAGACCCTCCCGGGGAGATGTATCTTCATGGGTTCTCTCCCGTTTCTCTGTTGAAGAGATGCCAATGATGGGTATTCTTACAGAACGGAGCATAAGGGTGCTTGAAGAAATACTGAAGGGCAATCACAATACACTGATAAACAAAAAGTTGAATCTATTGGACGGTATGCCTGAATGACATGCTGTGATGTAAATATAATAATGAAGAATAGGAGAATTACACCATGGCTGGTGCACTGATTTTTGATAAATACGATGACTTCTGCCGTCAGGCGGCAGGACATATAATTGCCATACTGAAGCTGTCTCTGGTACATAATAAAAGAGCTTCTATGGTTCTTTCGGGAGGCAGTACACCTGCAGGAATATACCGATACCTGGCAGATAACTCTGAAGATTTCTAC from Oceanispirochaeta sp. M1 includes the following:
- a CDS encoding metallophosphoesterase, with the protein product MKILIVADHKDPLVYSPNIKKRFGDVELVLGAGDLNMDYYGFIVSSLNKPLYFVFGNHNLKHFNAFKKRESPLQYQPDGAAMDSLYGHSFGATYIGDKVVRIKSKNLLIAGLGGSRRYNKDPSQYTEFQMYMKIYKMIPRLMWNKMRHGRYLDILLTHASPRGIHDKDDPCHKGFKSFLWFMEKFSPPYLLHGHIHLYSLNEKRVTQYKNTTVINTYDHYVLDFEVNDE
- a CDS encoding transcriptional regulator codes for the protein MNNDMTNSQASADFNKAKSKALFNTVMNILRPEKRELLSFYDVKSLIKTKSESYGGMQTVKVDDIAGSEGRYSDFNKAFLPKKEHLRKRWESIDKAYMGDVILPPIQLYKMGDMFFVRDGNHRVSVAKAQGVYSIDAEVFELSTEIEIKSGMDMMDLKRSVIAFERNQIINQTDLDGIIEEGEIFFTAPGRYEEMLQHILGHKYFINMDQEEEIALPVAARSWYDNLYVPVVETIRKANLLSRFPGRTEADLYIWIVKQWHYLKEKYGQEYPLEAAAAKYTEEHGSHFLKNPIKWFKEKFTTQG
- the pth gene encoding aminoacyl-tRNA hydrolase; this encodes MSSAKIDIKMLVFAGNPGNQYKETRHNAGWLCLETLEQRHSLSWSEKFNSRLGNFRLESSQYRVLQPLCFMNKTGEPVRKAADFFQLDPEEVLVIHDDLELPFGTVQIRKGGGLGGHNGLRSMKQHLGSDAFYRLRFGISRPSRGDVSSWVLSRFSVEEMPMMGILTERSIRVLEEILKGNHNTLINKKLNLLDGMPE
- a CDS encoding N-6 DNA methylase is translated as MTLREQADRLNISVHTLKNWQNRSESEEQGVESLVSRANKLSSSKQILPKELLQNPGNAPLLNEMTDLLDSLELSLEGRLLYFIIHFLKFKGVLEYSEPDRPSGSLNTLENILKTSDAPALLAEELQMRLNDLPKDEAAAPLPPFSDLSGLIKKSLNREYDLPGLIYQSLRKEGGRSRQGAWFTPRRVIDSMLRPYINKKDSIFDPCCGSGLFLCRFAELKGSSEGISGMDLDPMAVFITRINLFLRFPSMTDLTVITVTDSLLTPSWNLSENCLVATNPPWGAHLQPEAKRVMKKRYPELSSGETASLFLRRCVEELPPGGAASFLLPESLCYVQTHKDIRTYLLDHAAPVRISPRGRLFHSVYSEVFSCDILKGGQQRKIRINSNETHSLGRYKKNPDHIFNIHCSDQEAALITKIEHGKSRSLPKDCRWLLGVVTGDNRRFVADSPAEGCPPLLTGKEIKPFAADSPCCWLRVDKGPLQQSRKLEEYAEAKLIYRFIGYTPLFSIDRKGLITLNSANSIVLPETADLDGESESSLSIEIEELAFWYNSSLFKFLWLKQYRSVKMLRRHLEYLPIPLWKLDEKSRIKTLVQNAEKGQDTSSLMDEMIFNHFELNEEERRFVLS